GCGCCAGGCGGGTGATCGCCTCCTCCACCTCCGCGCCGGTGGTCATCATGAGGTCGGCCAGCTCGTCGATCAGGATGACGACGTAGGGGAGCGGCTTGAGCGGCTCGCCGGCTGTGGTCGGGAGGCGGGCCGAGGCCGGCGGGGCCTCCGCTGCCGGGAAGGCGTCCGCCGTCTCCGCGGGGGCCGCCGCTCCCGCAGGAGTCTCGGCCTTGGCGCCGCCGCGGCCCGCCGCGCTGCGCTCCTGGATCTCGCGCCTCACGATGAGGTTGTATTGATCGATGCCGCGCACCCCCGCCTCGGCCAGCTGCTTGTAGCGCCGCTCCATCTCCAGGACGGCCCAGCGCAGGGCGTTGGCGGCCTTCTTGGTGTCGGTGACCAGAGGAGTCAGGAGATGCGGGATGTTCTCGTAGACCCCGAGCTCCAGGCGCTTCGGATCGATCATGATGAACTTCACTTCCTCCGGGCTCGACTTGTACAGGATGGACGTCAGGATCGAGTTCATGCAGACGCTCTTTCCCGATCCCGTCGAGCCGGCGACCAGGAGGTGGGGCATGCGGGCCAGGTCGGCGTAGTAGGGCTCGCCGCTGATCTCCTTGCCCAGGGCGAGGGTGAGGGCGGCCGGCGCCTTCTGGAACCGCTCGGAGGCCAGAAGCTCGCGCAGGGAGATGATCTCGCGCTTCTTGTTCGGGACCTCGATGCCGACGGTCGACTTGCCGGCGATGCGGTCGATGCGGATCGACTCCGCCTCGATCGCCAGGCAGAGATCGTCCGCCAGGGTGACGATCTTGCTGTATTTCACGCCGGGGTCCGGCTTGAACTCGAAGACCGTCACCACCGGCCCCGGCTGGATGGCGATCACCTGGCCGGTGACGTCGAACTCGCGGCACTTCTCGGTGATGATGCGGGCGGTCTCCACCAGGTCCTTCTCGTCCACCTGCACATCGTGCTGCGGCAGGTTGAGAAGGGACAGGGGAGGCGAAGTGTAGCTCGCCAGGCTCTCGACGAAGTCGAACTGCGGCTGTCCTTCGGGGGGCGCGGCCTTGCCGCGGGCGGCGGCGCGGGCCGCCTTGCGGGCGGCCGTCGCGGCGGCGGCGCGGCCGTCGGGCGGAGGGACCTGGTCGTCGTCGCTGGCCGCGAGCGGAATCGCCGCCGCGGCGTGCGGCTCGGGCAGGGTCTCCTCTCCGGCGGAGGCCAGGGCGGCGGCGCTGGCCCGGCGTTCCTTCTGCCGCCGGGCGACCTCCAGGCGCAGCTTCTCCTTGCGGCGCGCCTCGCGGCGGCGGATCGAGGCCAGCCAGAGGTTGCGCATCAAGGCCGCCGCCCGCGTCCAGACGGCCCGGGCCGCCTCGAACATCGAGGCGCGCGTCACGATCAACAGGCTGGCCATGAGGCAGGCCAGGGCGGCGACCAGGGCGCCCCAGCGATTGAGCGGCCGCGCCAGAATGTGGGCGAAGGCGTAGCCGAGCCAGCCGCCCGCGCGGCGCACTCCCGGACCGGCCCTTTCGTCCAGGACCAGGTGCAGGGTGGCAGCGGCCGAGAGGACCAGGAGCGCGCAGCCCAGGGTGCGCGACAGGGCCCTGGCGCTTCGCCTCCGGAAGACCTCCCAGCCCAGCAGGAGCAGGAGCAGGGGGATCGCCCAGCCGGCGTAGCCGAAGAGCTGCAGGAGGAGCTCGGCGCAGAGGGCTCCCGCGATGCCGGCGACGTTGCTCACCGGCTCGCTCGTCCATTGACCGAGCGGCCAGGGGACCGGATCGTCGGCGTGGTACGAGGCGAGGCTCAGCACCAGGAGCACGGCGATCGCCATCAGGGCGATCGCCAGGGACTCCGACAGAAATCCCCGGGCCGCGGGGGTTTCGCGGCGGGGAGACACCGATCTCCGCCGGTCGCGCATAGGCCTGGATTCTACCATCTGGGCACCCGGGCGCCCGTCCGAATGCTCGGATCGTCTAAGTTTCGATGATGGCGGAGATGATGATGGGCCGCCGGTCGAGGGACTTGCGGAAGAAGCGCTTCAGGTCGCGCTGGATCAACGTCTTCATCACGCCCCGGTCGGCGCGCTCCTCGGGGGTGGCCGCCTCGACGCTCCGGCGCACGACCCCGGCGGCCTCGCCGAGCACGCCGCCGCGTTCCGGGCCCACCGGGAAGCCCCGGCTGACGATCTCGGGCTCCCCTTCGAGGTGTCCGGTGTGGCTGTCGATGGCCACGACCGCGAGGATGATCCCCCCCTCGGAGAGGTGGCGGCGGTCGCGCACGATGATCTCCTCGACCTCCTCGCGCGTCCCGTCGACGAACACGCGGCCGACCTGGACCCGGCCGGTCACCTTCGCCTCGCGGGTGGACATCTCGATGACGTCCCCCGTCTCGACCAGCAGGATGCGATCGCGCGGCAGGCCGGTCTGCTCGGCCAGAAGGGCGTGGTTGTGAATCTGGCGCAGCTCGCCGTGAATCGGCACGAAGTAGCGCGGGCGGGTGAGGGTGAGCAGGATGCGCAGCTCCTCCTGGCTGGCGTGCCCCGAGACGTGCAGGGGGGGCCGGCCCCCGACGATGACTTCCGCCCCCCGCCGGTACAGGTGGTTCACGACGCGGTTGATCGATTTCTCGTTGCCCGGGATGCTCCGGGCCGACAGCACCACCGTGTCGCCCGCCTCGATCGTCACCTCGCGGTGATCGTCGAGCGCGATGCGCGACAGGGCCGACATCGGCTCGCCCTGGCTGCCGGCCGCGATCACGACCACCCGGTCGGCCGCCAGGCGCTTCACCTCCGACGCCTCGATCAGCGTGCCGGCGGGGGCCTTGAGATATCCCAGGCGGTCGGCCACCTCGGAGGTGGAGATCATGCTCGAGCCGACCAGAGCCACCTTCCTGCGATGCGTGACCGCCAGGTCGACCACCTGCTGGATGCGGTGGACGTTGCTGGCGAAGGTGCTGATGACGATGCGCCCGCGGGCCTTGCGGAACAGCCCGTCGAGCGCCTCGCCGACCATGCGCTCCGAGCCGCTGAACCCCGGGACCTCGGCGTTGGTGCTGTCCGACAGGAGCGCCAGCACTCCCTGGTCGCCGTAGAAGGAAAACGTCTGGAAGTCGAAGGTGCGCCCATCGGCCGGGGTCTGATCCATCTTGAAGTCGCCGCTGTGCAGGACGACGCCGGCCGGCGTCTTGATCGCGAGGCCGAACGATCCGGGGATGCTGTGCGTCACCTGGATGAACTCGACGCCGAACGGGCCCAGGGTGATCTCGTCCCGGGCCTTGACCTTCTTCAGAAAACGATCCGCCGGGAGGTCGTGCTCCTGAAGCTTGCGCGCCACCAGCCCCAGGGTGAAATCGCTCCCGTAGATCGGGACGCGCACCTTGTCGAACAGGTACGGGAGCGCCCCGATGTGGTCCTCGTGCCCGTGCGTCAGGATGACGCCCCGCACGTCGTCGACACGCTCCATGACGTACGTCAAGTCCGGGATGACGAAGTTGATCCCGAGGGCCTGCTCTTCCGGGAACATCAACCCGGCGTCGACGATGATCAGATCGGATCCGTATTTCAGGACGGTGCAGTTGTTGCCGAACTCGCCGATGCCGCCGAGAGGCACGATCTGCAGGGGAGTCTGCGGTTTGGGGCCCTCGACTCGGGCGCGGGTGGTCACGACGGGATTATAGAGCGTTTCGCAGGCGGGCCAGGGCGACAAACCCTTCGACCGGAACCTGTTCCGGCCGGGCGCCGGGATCGAGTCCGGCCGCGACGATGAGCCGCGCCGCCGCGTCGCTCCCGAGAGGAACGCCGGCCGGCCCAGGGAGGGACGCGAGGTTGTTCAGGAGAGTCTTCCGCCGGCGCCCGAAGGCCGCGCGGAGCATCGCCTCGAGCGCTCCGGCGGGCAAGCCTTCGCCGGGGCGCTCCGTCTCGTTCGATGTCGAGCGCAGGGTGAGACGGACGAGCGCCGAGTCGACCTTGGGGACGGGCCGGAAGGATCCCGGCCGCAGGCGCAGGAGGCTCTCGACCCGCGCGTGAGCCTGGCAGAGGACGGACAGCCCGCCGTAGCTCCGCCGTCCGGGCGGCGAGGCGATTCGCTCCGCCACCTCGCGCTGCACCAGGACAAGGAGGTCGCTCAGCAGGGAGCGCTCTCCGAGGAGCTTCAGGATCACCGCGGTGGCGATGTTGTACGGCAGGTTGGCGATGACGCGGGCCCGCCTGCCGGGTGAGGCCCCGAGGCCCGTGAGCAGGGAGCGCAGGTCCGCCTGCAGGACGTCCGTCTGCACGATCCGGAGGTCCGGAGGATCGCCGGTCTCGGCGCGCAGCAGGGCGGCCAGGTCGGGGTCGATCTCGATCGCGAGCAGGGTCCGCACCCGTCCGAGGAGGCGGCGCGTGAGCACCCCTTTCCCCGGGCCGATCTCGAGGACGAGATCGTCCGGGCCGGGGCGGAAGGCGGCCACGATGGCGTCGGCCGCCCCCTGGTTGACCAGGAAGTTCTGCCCCCAGCGCCTCCGGGCCTGCAACCGAAGCGGGCTTCCACGCATCCTATCGGTATGGTATAAGAACGGCTCCTGGAGTGCTGACCGAGGGCCCCGGAGAGCCGATGAGCCAAAACATCCTGACGCTGACGAACAGCAACTTCGAATCCGAGGTCAAGAAACCGGGGTCGCCGATCCTGGTCGATTTCTGGGCGGAATGGTGCGGCCCGTGCCGCATGGTGGCTCCCCTCCTGGAGAAGCTGGCCGAGGAATACGTCGGGAAGGTGCGCATCGGCAAGGTGAACGTCGACGACGAGAGCGGCCTGGCCGGCCGCTACGGCATCCAGAGCATCCCGACGCTGCTGCTGTTCAAGGACGGCAAGGTCGTCGACCAGTACATCGGGGCGACCTCGCGCGACGTCCTGGTGAAGATGTTCGACAAGCACACCCGCTGAATCCTCAGACCACCCTGGGCCCGCCCCGGACCGTCGTGATCGTCAGGGACCCGTCCGATAGATCGGCCACCACGGTGCGTCCATGCTCTCCCCCCACGTCTCGCGCGACCACGGCGACCCGGGCCTCCTCGAGCGCCCGGAGCGCGGCCTCGATGTTCTTGTCCCCCACGGTCGCGCGCGGCATGCCGGGATCGACCGAGAACATCCTCGAGCCTCCGGTGACCTTCGCACAGAGCGCCTCGCGCCGCGCACCGAGCCGGATCGATTCCTCCACGATGGCGGCGACCGCGGTGCTCGCGTAGCGTCCGAGGTGCCCGCTCTCCCTCCCGGGCGGGCCGGGCAGGAGGATGTGGGCCATCCCCCCGACCCGCGTGCCGGCGTCGTAGACGAACACCGCGACGCACGATCCGAGCCCGTGGATGACCAGCTTCGCCGGCGCCGGAAGGACGCGCAGCTCGCCGGCGCGGAGCGACCGGGGGCGGCTCACCGCGCCCTCGATTTCGTCGCGGCCCGTTCCCCGGTCTCCCGCTCGTGCGCCCGCCCGAGCACGCCGAGCGAATCGGGATGGGGGAGAAAGAAGATCTCGCCGCGCAGCCCGCTGGCCGGCTCGTGGACCTCGCTGGCCAGGACGACCGCGGTGTCGGAGACCGATGCGAGGTCGATGAGCAGGTGATCGGTCACCGCCCCGACCATGTCGAGGGCCAGTCCGGGAATCGAGGGGAGCAGGCTGACCCCGAGCAGGCGGCTGAGGGCGTTGAGGTAGGCGCAGCCCAGGATGTTGCCGATCTCCAGCAGCGCCGAGCGCTCCATCTCGTCCATGCCCTGGAGGCCGTGGGCGCGGGGCGGTCCCTTTCCCGGCCGGGGCAGGACCAGGTCGAGGAGGAGCGGGAGCTGATCGCGGCTGAAGAGGAGCAGAAGATGGCCGCGCAGATCGCCGTAGATCTTGAGGGACAACGCGCACACCACGCGCGACGCCCCGCCGGCCAGGTCGGCCACGTCCTCCAGGGGAAGGGTCCTGGCCCAGGGGACGTCCAGACGCAGGGGGCGGCCGATGATCTGGCCCATGGCGATCGCGGCGTTGTGGGCCCCCGCTTCGCTCAGCACGTGAAAGCGGCTCAGGTCGGCCCGGGGCACACGCAGGATGCGCGGGCGCGCTCCCCGGGCGG
This window of the Candidatus Polarisedimenticolia bacterium genome carries:
- a CDS encoding DNA translocase FtsK 4TM domain-containing protein, whose protein sequence is MSPRRETPAARGFLSESLAIALMAIAVLLVLSLASYHADDPVPWPLGQWTSEPVSNVAGIAGALCAELLLQLFGYAGWAIPLLLLLLGWEVFRRRSARALSRTLGCALLVLSAAATLHLVLDERAGPGVRRAGGWLGYAFAHILARPLNRWGALVAALACLMASLLIVTRASMFEAARAVWTRAAALMRNLWLASIRRREARRKEKLRLEVARRQKERRASAAALASAGEETLPEPHAAAAIPLAASDDDQVPPPDGRAAAATAARKAARAAARGKAAPPEGQPQFDFVESLASYTSPPLSLLNLPQHDVQVDEKDLVETARIITEKCREFDVTGQVIAIQPGPVVTVFEFKPDPGVKYSKIVTLADDLCLAIEAESIRIDRIAGKSTVGIEVPNKKREIISLRELLASERFQKAPAALTLALGKEISGEPYYADLARMPHLLVAGSTGSGKSVCMNSILTSILYKSSPEEVKFIMIDPKRLELGVYENIPHLLTPLVTDTKKAANALRWAVLEMERRYKQLAEAGVRGIDQYNLIVRREIQERSAAGRGGAKAETPAGAAAPAETADAFPAAEAPPASARLPTTAGEPLKPLPYVVILIDELADLMMTTGAEVEEAITRLAQMARAVGIHLILSTQRPSVDIITGVIKANFPCRIAMRVSSKVDSRTILDSNGAEQLLGHGDMLFIPPGSARLIRLHGPLVTEIEATRIVTFLKKQAKPQYDESVTRDEPQGTAAGGAGGRDEEVDPAYDQAVRLAIQMGQISVSHIQRRLKLGYARAARLVDMMEQNGIVGPADGSKPREVLVEPEFLERMNQMREEQT
- a CDS encoding ribonuclease J, with the protein product MTTRARVEGPKPQTPLQIVPLGGIGEFGNNCTVLKYGSDLIIVDAGLMFPEEQALGINFVIPDLTYVMERVDDVRGVILTHGHEDHIGALPYLFDKVRVPIYGSDFTLGLVARKLQEHDLPADRFLKKVKARDEITLGPFGVEFIQVTHSIPGSFGLAIKTPAGVVLHSGDFKMDQTPADGRTFDFQTFSFYGDQGVLALLSDSTNAEVPGFSGSERMVGEALDGLFRKARGRIVISTFASNVHRIQQVVDLAVTHRRKVALVGSSMISTSEVADRLGYLKAPAGTLIEASEVKRLAADRVVVIAAGSQGEPMSALSRIALDDHREVTIEAGDTVVLSARSIPGNEKSINRVVNHLYRRGAEVIVGGRPPLHVSGHASQEELRILLTLTRPRYFVPIHGELRQIHNHALLAEQTGLPRDRILLVETGDVIEMSTREAKVTGRVQVGRVFVDGTREEVEEIIVRDRRHLSEGGIILAVVAIDSHTGHLEGEPEIVSRGFPVGPERGGVLGEAAGVVRRSVEAATPEERADRGVMKTLIQRDLKRFFRKSLDRRPIIISAIIET
- the rsmA gene encoding 16S rRNA (adenine(1518)-N(6)/adenine(1519)-N(6))-dimethyltransferase RsmA, yielding MQARRRWGQNFLVNQGAADAIVAAFRPGPDDLVLEIGPGKGVLTRRLLGRVRTLLAIEIDPDLAALLRAETGDPPDLRIVQTDVLQADLRSLLTGLGASPGRRARVIANLPYNIATAVILKLLGERSLLSDLLVLVQREVAERIASPPGRRSYGGLSVLCQAHARVESLLRLRPGSFRPVPKVDSALVRLTLRSTSNETERPGEGLPAGALEAMLRAAFGRRRKTLLNNLASLPGPAGVPLGSDAAARLIVAAGLDPGARPEQVPVEGFVALARLRNAL
- the trxA gene encoding thioredoxin: MSQNILTLTNSNFESEVKKPGSPILVDFWAEWCGPCRMVAPLLEKLAEEYVGKVRIGKVNVDDESGLAGRYGIQSIPTLLLFKDGKVVDQYIGATSRDVLVKMFDKHTR
- a CDS encoding chemotaxis protein CheD, yielding MSRPRSLRAGELRVLPAPAKLVIHGLGSCVAVFVYDAGTRVGGMAHILLPGPPGRESGHLGRYASTAVAAIVEESIRLGARREALCAKVTGGSRMFSVDPGMPRATVGDKNIEAALRALEEARVAVVARDVGGEHGRTVVADLSDGSLTITTVRGGPRVV
- a CDS encoding chemotaxis protein CheC; this encodes MLSEAGAHNAAIAMGQIIGRPLRLDVPWARTLPLEDVADLAGGASRVVCALSLKIYGDLRGHLLLLFSRDQLPLLLDLVLPRPGKGPPRAHGLQGMDEMERSALLEIGNILGCAYLNALSRLLGVSLLPSIPGLALDMVGAVTDHLLIDLASVSDTAVVLASEVHEPASGLRGEIFFLPHPDSLGVLGRAHERETGERAATKSRAR